In Parasegetibacter sp. NRK P23, the genomic stretch TTAGTGGTATCTTTTTTAGGAACCGTATCTGTCATGATCAGTTCCTGCGCTTCCGATGTAACACCGGAAGGCTGTGAAGTGTAAGCAAGGGCCACCATACCAAAGCCGATCCCTGCCACCAATAGTAATTGTTTCATAACTGCGTGTTTTATTTGTATTCGTGTAATGGTTATTGCATGGCATCCTGCTGATCGTGTCCATGGGTTTTTACGATCTTATTGTAGATGCCCATCAGCAGGAACGGGGCCGCCCATTGGCCCACAAACAGACTTGCATGTTTTCTGCCCAGACATTTTAAAGTGGCGGAAACTACCATCGCACCAACAGATGCCCATAAATAAACATCGGAGGGCACTCTTGATGTTTTGTCTTCTATCGCTTCCGCGACCTTTCCTTCGGAGCCGAATTCTGTATTCATAGTATTTCTCTTTTTGTGTGAAGAATGATTTGTAATACATCTTTCAACTTTCCTGCCATGCGATATTTCAAAATTTCTTCCTGTATTCTGTGCAATTGCTACACAGGAACGGAAATTCCTGCACAAAAAAAAGTTCAGGCACCATTTTTTGAATATTTTCTGAAACAGATTGTCCATGCATATACCACTGGCTTATCATGCTTCGCACGAACAGTTCCCTCCTTCTCAACTGCTGCGTTGGGCCATCCGTGCGGAGGCAGCGGGCTTTAATGCCATTCACAGTTCCGATCATTTCTTTCCCTGGACCAATGCCCAGGGCCATAGCGGTTTCTCCCTTTCGTGGCTGGGCGCCGCCATGCAGGCCACACAAATTCCATTCAGTGTAATATGCGCCCCGGGTGGAAGGTACCATCCCGCTGTGCTTGCACAGGCCACCGCTACTTTATGCGAGCTATTCCCCAACAGGTTCTCCATTGAATTGGGCAGCGGAGAAGCGCTGAATGAAGCCATACTGGGAAAATGGCCCACCAAAGCAACCAGGAACACACGGTTACAACTATGCGAACAAGCCATCCGTTTGCTGCTGGAAGGAAGAGAGATTACCATGGAAGGATTGGTGGAAATAAACAGGGCAAAGCTGTTTACGCTCCCAAAAGAAAGACCACCCATATTCATCGCCGCAGTATCGGAAGAAACCGCGGCAAGGGTAAGCGACTGGAGCGAAGGCTTGCTCACAACCGCGTCAACGCCGGAAGAAGCGCAACGGAAAATCAAAGCCTAC encodes the following:
- a CDS encoding LLM class flavin-dependent oxidoreductase, which translates into the protein MHIPLAYHASHEQFPPSQLLRWAIRAEAAGFNAIHSSDHFFPWTNAQGHSGFSLSWLGAAMQATQIPFSVICAPGGRYHPAVLAQATATLCELFPNRFSIELGSGEALNEAILGKWPTKATRNTRLQLCEQAIRLLLEGREITMEGLVEINRAKLFTLPKERPPIFIAAVSEETAARVSDWSEGLLTTASTPEEAQRKIKAYAGDDDSRPVFLQYAFSFAPTKEEALESAYQYWKTMLLEPEQLAELKRPEHFEAATAHITREDMSGKVPLFTSWKELEAALKRFEHPNIRRIILHNLHHDHDYLFDAFERKD